TCTGATGATTCGGAGTGTGGAAGAGCTGTTGCGGATCTTGACAACAGGCCTGGatagaaaattatttatttttaatttggaATCTCTCGATATTTTTAAGCAACTAAGGTTTGAAGAGTTTATTTATCGCAATGTTACTCCAAAATGCACTAACACCGCATTCCTCATACTCAACCACTTCTACAACTCCAGTAACTCACACACTACACTATacctaatactatatagtcaatattatagtatagtatatagttaagtagctccctctaggggtatatagtaaattagctccctctcggggtatatagttaattagctccctctcccctatatagttaattagctccctctcccctatatagttaattagctccctctcggggtacATAGTTAAGTtgctccctctaggggtatatagttaatagtatagtacaGTATAAGAGTATAGTACAGTTATATGGTAAACGGTATGTTACTGTAGGTACGGTAGTATTTGGATTAAGTGGTGAGGTGAGTGACTTTATAAAGGATTTAAACTATTGTAAGCTTGGTGGAATTAAGTTAATTCGTCGTTTTACGGGTGGCGGTACTGTGTTAAttgatgataatattatcacCTCGAGTATCATTGCCACGCATTCCTTTGCTCCTAACCTGAACCCCAATAACATCTCACACTGGGCCTTCAAATTCTATCAATCAACCAATCTCTTCACCAACCATTTCCACACCGTCGACGGTGATTTTTCCTACCACAACCTTCTTAACACTAACTCCACTGTCAACTCTGGTAACTCCGGTGACACCAACGTTGATACGGAGAACCCCGTAGAATGGTGTAAGGTCGGTGGAAATGCGCAGGCGTATGGTAAATATTCGTTTGTACATCATACGTCGTTTATATGGCGAGTATCACCGGAGATAGAGAAGATACTTTTGGTACCAAAAAAGGCGCCAAAGTACAGAAATAACAGAGGACACACACAGTTCCTACAGTCAGTCACCAAAGTCCTAAAGGTCTCAGATAAACATCAGTTCATACAACTGCTCATACAATCTTTATCCAGCCTTTACTCAACCACTTTAATACTTTATCGTGGGCTGGACAGTGTCAACGTTAAAAGTAATGTCAGACACTTAGACGAAgaagtaataaataattgtatcaataattttaaatcacACACTAATTATATTCACTTCTATTCTTACccattcttacacactatttatagtattttacacactttttacacatttttacacacatttacacattttttacacactatttatagtattttacacattaagTTGCTGGGTGTTTGGTAGAAATTACCAAAGTTCTTGAATGAGTTGGTTGTGTTTTATTTGTTCGAAGtttgttatataatttttgaggattagtttaatttcattGCCCATTCTTCTGCTACtaagaaataattaatttatgttcCTTACCCGCAAATGCAAATTATACCACCACGTGATACCAACTCACCAATCTCCCTCAAATTACTCTTTACCAACTCTTGCACATACCTACGAtcctaaaattatcattcaTCTCAATCAAATAGATTacaaagttgatcgggttatCTTTTACAGAGGAAAGTATCCTCCACATTGCTGCAGtaaccacttatttaccaattttaattagtaaataataaataaataccaatAGGTTGCAAAATAGATAAACAATGGggatgtgtaaataagtgtaaaaacTGTGTAAGAATACGTTTTCTCTTGAGAGCGCGTATGAGATGTGGAAGTTGTTGAGATTTTGTAGTTTTTCAAGTTCTTCGTGGTATAGGATGTGATTAATCGTTCTGAACCCCAGgaatattattactttaCTTTCCAATCCCTTCTCCTCCACTGATTTATATATCGGTCTTATTCCAGACATTCCTACAGATAACCGAATTAGTtgattaatatattttactcCCTAGTCAGTTCTTGCTGCAGTAACCACccatttaccaaatttaattagtaaataataaataaataccaaaaggttgcaaattggtaaataatggggatAGGTAATTAAAGGATAAAtagagtaaataactggATATCACAAGGGTCAAAAAGAGAGTCCTAGAGACTAAATATCTCATGAGTAAGCTCTGTGATTGGtagcaagcaccgtaacggaatACCTGTCCCATTGGCAATGAGTAGTAAATCACGATTGAGATTAATATTAGAGAAAACAGAGTCTCGAATGAAGAATTTGACAGTATCCCCGGGCTTTAGGTCACATAAATAATTGCTGCAGTTGCCCTTGTAAATTCTGCGTTTGTACAATTCAGTCCTTGGCACCTCGTTAAATAACCCCAAACGCCTCACATTTGTCTTGTAAAATGTTCTCAACgaatgtaaattatactcCACTCGCTTCACTATTATCTTTATCTCattctaaaatatttattgtgtaaaatttgggtaattgtgtaaataatcAAGTATCTGGGTAACAAATCAAGAGAAAATTAGTCCCATTTCTGCTGCTCATAACTACTATTAACCActtaactactattaactaattaactactattaactaattaactactattaactaattaactactattaactaattaactactattaactacttaactactattaactaattaactactattaactaattaactactattaactaattaactactattaactaattaaccACTATTAACCACATAACCACTTAACCACTAaactactattaactaCATAACTCTGTAAGAATACGTTAGGGGTGGATGCGATGGTGTATGCTTTGGGAATTTGTTTGGGGATGAGTTGTAGGAACCCTGCGAGATTGAACTTGGTGTTGGGGAAGAAAAGGGTAATAAACTCGTTGAACGTGAGTTTAACTTCTTCACGAATGTGTTTCATGAGTTTAGAGTTGTTAATCACCTGTTCGACACGTTCAATTTCAGCTTTATCCCTGATAAACGTGCAGAAATTTAATATCTCCTCATCCGCTGGTAAACTCGTTAAATCACAATATAACTCCAACACGTCCTACACAATAGTTTACTAATTTATAGTTAACATATTTAAGGAAAACCGCAGGGATAAATAACAGAATAAACAGTGATATGAGGGTATAAATAACAGAATAAACAGTGATATGGAGGGTATAAATAACAGTAAATAAGCTCTTGGATAAGTAACAGTAAATTAACCCAAATAACAGTAAATTAACCCAAGTAACAGTAAATTAAGCTGAGAAAACTACTAGGTTtgcaagcaccgtaacgcaCCTTAACAGTTGCTGGGATGGGGAACGGCGGTGAGAAGGATAATTTCTGATTAACATTACCATATCTTGGAACAAATGTGATTACTTTATCCAAATCTACGAATAATGcaatgaataattttaccatCTTCCGTCAATTCTAATCTTTCCATATACCAACGGACCTATCATATATACACAAAGGAATATATCCAATtccttaactatatataatagtatacaGTAGACTGAGTAGATACCACATGTGATGGGTTACGATAAAGAACGTAGAGAGTGTCGGAAATGTTATAATTCTCCTTGAAATCTATGGTctacaaaatataattattaagtTGATTACAATTTCATGTGTGGATTGATCGGAATTGGGAATTAAATTGTGATTTTGTAACACTTTAGCATCTGTGCATTGGTACTGCTGCTTACAAATTATGTCATTTGGTACCACTTCAAACTTGTTAGACACACTTATATTCTCATACCGAAGCTCCAAACCACCTATGAACAGAGTTAAAGTGGTTTAATAACTAATTAGTGAGTTACACAGATGTCTCCAGGATTTGTAGTAGGGCGGTTCGGTATTATCTTGTGAAATGTTAATGTGATAGATATTTGAAAGTGCAGTCAAAAGCTGGTTTAGCCATTTCTCAAACTCCTTACCAACACCATTCAACTCATCACACAAATATCTACAACGATTAACATTATACAACTATTAGATCTAATTTtaggaaaaaataattgtaaattcggtgttttaaaaataaaatgccaaagttgatcgggttacgagaaataaattttctcaccCAGTCATTTCTGCTGCTGTAACTACACATTTCGGAAAAAACAATTgcaaaataaaaataaaataccaaaaaggttgcaaattagtaaataatggggataggtaaaaatgtgtaaaaactGTGTAATGATTACATTGGGGTGAATTCGTGTGCTTTGAGTTGTGTGAGTGTGGCTTGTAATACTTTAGCGGCCTCATTAAAGTATTCATAGTCACTACTCCCAAGACCGAAAATACAATAATTCAACCGTAACTCAGTGCCATTCCTCTCCAACTTTCtcaactaaaataatattacaacATTGTCGATACGATTTTCTGAAAGTTTTTGGTATTGTCGGGGAATAATCCGTCGTAATGCGTTGAGACTAGAAATATAAACACCGACTCCTCCACATAGAAATCGGACTCCTCAAAATcctatacacattaataacaaaattaactatatagttaagatatatagttaagtagctccctcttggggtatataaagtagctccctctaggggtatataaagtagctccctcttggggtatataaattagctccctctaggggtatagttaaggGTATAGCTAAGGAATTAAAGTCTAGAAAGGAATAAATAAGGAGCTAAGGAGGGAGAAAACagggtaaaaataacataacTAAGTGGaagcaagcaccgtaacggaatacctctaaattaattggttcatgtgaaatattaaattgtgATAGTTTCTCGGCTAAAAGTCTTGAAAAACGTTCAGAAGTGCCAGTTTGACTCGCGTAATATATTCTACACCTCTTATACCTTTTCTCATCAACCTTTAACTCAATCCCCCCTTCCcctaattaaattattatcatattattattattaatattattgttaaattgGTTAATTATTGAGTGAAAAATGAGTGAAAAAACGGGTAAAAAAGTTACTGGGAGAATTGGTGtgattattattattttgttgaGTTTGGAGGTTATAGTATTTTctattgtataaataatgtgcAATTACAGTTGAGATTCCAAGCCCTAAATTCAATACCACACTCGATATCTCACTCAACATCAACTCTATCtcacataatttacaaccttacataatttataatatcttacactatttacaatattttacaaaataaataataatttacaagataattaaatgtgaagataaaattatttttaataattgtaaaatttggaGTTTGTAGTGATTTCTCATTTCACTACCATTAGTACTGTAGTTATATCCTTGATAGTGGAGTGAGTAATACGGATCCCCTATGAAAACCAAAGTCAAGCGGGaattggcccggatagtagtgaggcggGGGACCGCCACGGGGAGACACTCTCTACTCATCCACACTCACACAACACCCACACTatcaaaataatatactaaaaattgtattatCCCAGATCGTATTCGAGTTCTCCGACGTTGATGTTGTCTAGGTCTTTGAAGTTGTTGGCTGAGAGTTGTTCGAATGTTGGTTCGACGAGGTCTGAGGAGTTCGTGACTCTATGTTGCAGAATGTACATTTTATACAGTTCTGCGTGTTTCCTGGCCATGATTGGCGTGGCGTAGCGCTTAGCGTAGAATGATTTCGAGTGCTTGGTGCCCTCCTTGGTCTTCCACTGTGCCATGAAACGCTGCTGTCTCTTGTCGTAACTCACACTCGCAGAGACCACGTGGCTACTGATTTTAATATCCTTTGACAAGTCTGTACCCACCGACGCGTATGGGATGTCATATCTCCTCTTACGTACCCTGCGGGCAGGGTCTCTGTCACCCCTGGAACTGCCACCCGCGTAGTAGTCGGGGTCCTTGTACTTGATCGTTCTCTTTTTAGTCACCGGCGGAAAGTCCATGTAATTGTACTTGTTCTCCATGTATGAATATTTATTCTCCATGTACGAATACTTGTCCATATTCCTATAATCATCCCTAACACATCCACTACCATATCCACTTCCATACCCTCTGTCATAGGAATCTCTACCATACCCCCTGTCATAAAATCCTAACCTCTCatctttataattaaaCCTCTCATCCTTGTAATTGAATCTCTCATCTTTGTAAAGTCTGTCATCCTTGTAGAGTCTGTCATCCTTGTAAAATCTCTCATCTTTGTAGTAATTATTGAGTCTGTCATCTTTGTAGAGTCTGTCGTAGTAGAGTTTGTCCTTGTCGTAGTAGGCTGAGAGTTTGGTGAAGTCTACGGAGGACAATTTACTGAAATCGTAGGGCGTGAGTTTGTTAAAGTCGTAGGGGTTAAACTTGTTCAAGTCCACCGAGGACTGACGGGGCCTGGACCTACGAGAATGACTCGGTTGCACAGTCTTATACAGCGATAATAAACAGTTGTTACACTCCAAATTGTCAGACTGGTAACCATACCTCTTTCTacatcatttttataatatttagttaGTAAATAGTTGGAATAGTCTAGTGGAATATACATATCTACTATGAACTCCAAAGTCAAGCGGGaattggcccggatagtagtgaggcgggggactgccaaagggagctaattatacataactaattaaccatataactaattaactatataaataagtagTAAATAGCTAAATAACTAGGGACTCTGGAGGGGAAAGAGTCCCTAGAATGGGTAAATAAGAAGCCCTGGGACAAAAAGAGTCCCATCGGGGTGGCTATCTgtggaaaataataataaataactctGTAGAAATAACTAAGTGGATGCAAGCACCGCAACGGActtattagttttattgtttaatCTTCTATTGAGAACGGAGAGGATAATCTTTTCGATGTCTTGATTTTTCCCAAAGTAGCGTTCGTCGACTTCTTCAACCTCCTCGGGCTCCTCCTCGCTCAGCACTGAGAAGATATTCTCGTCCAAAATTCCGTAATCCAAAGTATCctcattaatattattttccgCAGCACCGGTGGGATCAGCCGCGAGTGAGAAATTCTCCTCAAACGTGTTATTCGTAGTGATGTCAACTTCACTGCTGTTCACATCCGTGTCACTACTTATTAATCGAGTGTTATTGTTACTACTGTTACTCGTCAGGTCCTCCTCCGTTACGGCGATAGGTCCGCCAACACCAGCTTCCACATTCTCCACACTCTCCACAGTGTTTACACTGTTTACAGTATTCCCAGTgtttacactattaacaccattaacagtattaacagtattaacactattaacactattaagGGTATTAAGAGTGTTTGGACCTGGCGCCGTAACGGAAACTTGTATGGACTGTGTGATATCATCGTTGTAGATATCAAGTTCATCGACCAGGTCATTCGTATCTAACCCGCTGGATAACGTGTAATTATCTTCACTAGACATTTTCATGTACCCAGGACACTCGTCCAtcgttacggtgcttgctaCCACGCCACTCTCCACACTCTCCACAGTGTTTACACTGTTTACAGTATTCCCAGTGTTTACAGTATCCCCCGTTCCCACTGCATCTCCAGTTCGCACATCACTAACAAAATTCTGTACCTCAGTGCCTAAAACATTGTTTACTCTACTAGtataactatagtatagtaatagtatagtaatagtatagtaatagtatagtaatagtatagtaatagtatagtaatagtatagtattatagttatatagtaaagtagctccctctaggggtatatatttaagtatagtaagatagctccctcttggggtacagtaaattagctccctctaggggtatctagtaatttagctccctctaggggtatatatttaagtatagtaatgtTATAGTAATGTtatactaatagtataataatagtatagtgaTAATGAGGTGACTACCGGTTGTGAGGTTGACTGTGTTGATGATCCTGTTTGGTGACTGTTCGAGTTCTTCGCAGTAGTTGcatttgtttttaaaaatgttcCCGCAGAGTTTGCAGACTTTGTCCTTCTTGAGGTCGAGGTATCCGTTTAAACTGTCCAGCACGCTGACTGTGCCGTTGGTGTCCAGCTTACTCAGTGTGTACCTCAGAATATTATCATAGGTCATAGAGTTAAACGGCTGATTATATCTCACACATTCAAGcctgtaaataattttaaagtagTCAACGTCTTCCACTTTGGTCCAGAGTAACTTCGGGTTCCCGAAGGCGAACCGGGCGTAAATTGGGCCGAAAATCTCCTCATAGCGTTGGAGGACCAGGAGTGAACTTGTGCTGGAAATCAAGTCAAAGTGGAACACGTAGTCGTTGCCGTTTGGCGGCACGCCCCAAGGCCTGCAAACCGCCCTCACCAAGTCCAAAGTATTCAACAACTTCATCTGCAATAAAAAGAAATACACATCAGACACTATACCACTCAACTTCCCACCATTCACACTGTTCACACTGTCCACACTATTTATGGtgtttacactatttacactgttTACAGTGTTAGAGTTTACAGAGTTAGTCCCAGAgtttacagtatttacactatttacagtgttaGAGTTCCCAGAGTTTACACTATTAAGAGAGTTAGAGTCCCCTGATTGAGTATTGGTGTCCATAGGATTGGGAATGGAGATGGGCATAGTGTGAGAATTGAGGGAGTCAAAACTAACACTAGACATCCTAAAATTTACGTATTTATACTCTCCAATTTAATACCCTctcaatattttaaatttgttaacttattaacttattttattaacttattttattattttactaacttattttattattttactaacttattttaacttattttattaacttatttCATAATAATTTCCTTTGAAAACCTCTTTTTGAGCgaaaaatttgtattttagCCCGTTTAAGGcatgaaaataattttacgGTTGTAAATTGGGGAATTGAGTCAGCGAATTGAGATTTCGAGTTTTACATTAAAAGTTAAAGAGCGAACAACTTAGGCATTggattaaattaataaataaaagaatCAGGAACGGAATCAAATGATCCACCAAGAGTCAATTATCAGAATTCACTCGAAAAATTCAGAAATCAATCgattcaaataaattaattcagaataaatcaattgattcaaaaaattaattaactcaaaaaaatcaattgattatgaaaaaattaggaaaaaattgaaaatattaaatattatctgaagataaaaattaaatggtGGATTGTGAATAAAATCCGGAATGttcaacacattaaaaatctaaaaataaaattttacttttgAAAATAGTtagtaaaaatgataaaaggAATAAGGAGagataatataaattttttatattagtGAGAAGTTTGTGTGGCGGTTATCCAATGTGTGTATTATCCGTGTGTAAAGACATTATTACCTCAGTctctacacattaaatttcCCATACTCTCACACAGTCAGCATGATTTTAATGAGTTATTTCGGGTAATTTTGGtaatttggataaaatttGAGGCAACGGAATGTTTAAGAATCTTGTACAGATtctgataaaataatgtcaAAACGGGAAAAAATCAAGTTTTCGGGTCAAATTTACGAAAATTTGACAAGTGCTAAAATTTGTCACCTCACACCAAAAGAAGAATCTAACCATTTTCCcaaacaattatttaacaaatttattcatttatttatttaattatttatttaattatttatttaattatttatttaattatttatttaattatttatttaatattacttgaggttaaaaatttttttaagaatattttttatagttgaaaatttattatttattttatgtaatttttattttatctattaTAACAGCACAATTGTGCACCTACTCATCTCTGTCTACTACACATTCTCTATCTAACAACGTTCCACAATACTCTACAATACTCTAAAATATTCTACAATATTCTACTAAATAATCTGCGAAATGTGTGAATTAGTGTAAAACTGTGTTGATAGAATGTTGGATGTGGAACAGTGTGAGAGAAGTGATCGGCTACTGCGAGAATTTAGTCCTGAGAATGTACTTTACAGAGGCGAAGCCTTTAAAGGCGGACCCGCAGGACAACTACTACACGTACCCCCCCTTACATCCTAACTAATTCTAACTTACCCTAACTTACCTTATATTTACTCCTTAACTTCTAACTAACCCTTTAATACCTTAGTTTACTCTTACTTACGATAGTTTAAGCtgagtaataatttagggAATAATTGACTTGTATGACTCTGACGGCCAAAGTATAAAGGAACCGATAAATGATTTAATCGCCTCTTTAACTCTAGACAATCAATCACTACAATCAAATGTTAACCTAATCAAACAACCCAATGGATCCATACAAGTTAATCATTACtcctaattatataccccaacagggagctacttaactacataagggagagggagcttCTTTACTATATATCTAGAATacctaaaattatatacccctaaagggagctactttaatatactcttagctatactatactattacttactatttagttatatagttaatactaCTGGGAACTGTGTGAGAAGGCTCGAGGACCAGTCAATGGAGTAGACTGGTCCGAGAGCGAAATTTTTCACTTTTGCTGCTGTTTTTTCTGCGCAACTTTCAACCCAGATTACTCTCCAATTTACTCACAATTCctatgtaaatagtgtgaataatgGGTTAGGTAAGGTATATGGCGAGGAAAAGTGGTAATTGGACATTGGCGGTTACTGACACCACAAACCAGCACATTCGAGGTAACCACACAGTTCACTAATTACCCTTAGttacccttaattaccGTTAGTTACCACTAATTATTGTTGGTTAAGTTAATATTAGTGAGTAATTCTTAGGTTCACCGTTTAGTGTTGAAATTGTGCCTGCAAATACCTCACCGAATTATTCCACTCTACACTGTAATCCACAATACTATTAATCCTTCTACAGACATTAAACAACACAATTACATCTCCAACTACAAAGTATTCTCATTCCCTACTTAGTCATACCGTTGACAtagttactcatttactcgtttactcagttatagTTGATACAGTTGGCACAGTTGTTGTAGGAGTTTGTGGTGCAATTGAGGGATATATTCAGTAACAATTCTCTAAGGTGTTAACAGtgtaataatatgttataGTGGTACTGAGGGACTTAGTGTGTATATCACAGGTTCTGGCAAAGTCATTAACGTGCTGGATCTACATAACGGCACAGTATCTGATATACtaactttattattagtacAGGATCATTTGTTATATCAACGAATCACATCCTCTCAGTCTTCTCAACGGTATACACACTACTACTGAGTTATTGTTGTAGTAAAGTTGTTTGGTAAGGATGTGGTGAACTCACCCTTTAATCTTACTACTCTTTATCATCCCAAAACACAAGTAATATTTACCATAccaattattatatagttatatacttagTAATAGTTAGGTAAATAGCTCCCTTTGGCAGTCCCCCacctcactactatccgggccaattTACGCTTGACATTGGTTTTCACCCGGATTATACATATACCACTAGGCTATTCTAACTcaatatagtattaatattatactaaacTGTGGTATATTAGTTAGGTAACTGGATAGTTAGTGGGTAGGTCCCCCACCCtactactatccgggccaatCCCCGCTTGACTTTGCCTTTCATATGGGATGTGTATTACACACTGTACTATTCTCAATATTTACTaactaaatattacaataatattgataatgtTATAGAGAGAGAACACACCGGTGGACATACTGAGGGACTGCAAACTGGTGTTACAAGAGAataaaagaataaataCCCAGTTACACGCGCAACTTGCGTCATACCAAAGGGTAACACACACCTGAGTAAACCATTTGTAGATGAGAGATGAGGTTGAGATATCATATACAGCGGCAAGATTAGGTGTGGTGCATTCTATACCGGCGGCTTTTACTATTACTGAGCCCGATCCCTTGGAACGGGAGAAACGTGCCAAATTAGTCCAACAATACAATGAAATGAATGCGGAAATTAGTGAAATACAGGAAAAACTAACAAATTTACAAGAGGAAAAGAGGGAATTATTCGATTACCTACAcaacaaatataaaaattcaaaagACTATTATAAAGAAATTGTTGatgaatataatttcatcattGGCAACGTCGTCAAACTCAATAAACTTTTGAAGTATcccgttacggtgcttggTCACACTGCAccagttatttattagttagCCACCCCAATGGGACTCTTTTTGTCCCCAGGGGTACTTATATAGCATTAGTATTTGTTATTCACTACTCACTTATGTAGTTAAtcagttatatagttaattagctccccttggcagtcccccgccttactactatccgggccaattCCCGCTTGACTTTGGAGTTCACCCGGAATGTGTATTATTCACTGTACTATTTACTCCCatattactaataatatttacactgTGGAAACTGTTAACTGTGTGTTTTAGGACTGACCAGTGGATGAGGAGACACATGACAGACGCTGATGTgatgaaaaaatttaatgaaatggCAAAAGTTAACcaatctttaaaattactccAGGAATcaaataac
The Theileria parva strain Muguga chromosome 3 map unlocalized ctg_530, whole genome shotgun sequence DNA segment above includes these coding regions:
- the redB gene encoding Flavodoxin family protein, with product MLSEISSVVLNLGLGISTVIAHYLYNRKYYNLQTQQNNNNHTNSPREGGIELKVDEKRYKRCRIYYASQTGTSERFSRLLAEKLSQFNISHEPINLEDFEESDFYVEESVFIFLVSTHYDGLFPDNTKNFQKILRKLERNGTELRLNYCIFGLGSSDYEYFNEAAKVLQATLTQLKAHEFTPIYLCDELNGVGKEFEKWLNQLLTALSNIYHINISQDNTEPPYYKSWRHLCGLELRYENISVSNKFEVVPNDIICKQQYQCTDAKVLQNHNLIPNSDQSTHEITIDFKENYNISDTLYVLYRNPSHVVRWYMERLELTEDDLDKVITFVPRYGNVNQKLSFSPPFPIPATVKDVLELYCDLTSLPADEEILNFCTFIRDKAEIERVEQVINNSKLMKHIREEVKLTFNEFITLFFPNTKFNLAGFLQLIPKQIPKAYTIASTPNNEIKIIVKRVEYNLHSLRTFYKTNVRRLGLFNEVPRTELYKRRIYKGNCSNYLCDLKPGDTVKFFIRDSVFSNINLNRDLLLIANGTGMSGIRPIYKSVEEKGLESKVIIFLGFRTINHILYHEELEKLQNLNNFHISYALSRENDRRYVQELVKSNLREIGELVSRGGIICICGSRRMGNEIKLILKNYITNFEQIKHNQLIQELW
- a CDS encoding Filamin/ABP280 repeat family protein, whose product is MLDVEQCERSDRLLREFSPENVLYRGEAFKGGPAGQLLHGIIDLYDSDGQSIKEPINDLIASLTLDNQSLQSNVNLIKQPNGSIQVRYMARKSGNWTLAVTDTTNQHIRGSPFSVEIVPANTSPNYSTLHYIKQHNYISNYKEFVVQLRDIFSNNSLSGTEGLSVYITGSGKVINVLDLHNGTYRIICYINESHPLSLLNVKLFGKDVVNSPFNLTTLYHPKTQRENTPVDILRDCKLVLQENKRINTQLHAQLASYQRMRDEVEISYTAARLGVVHSIPAAFTITEPDPLEREKRAKLVQQYNEMNAEISEIQEKLTNLQEEKRELFDYLHNKYKNSKDYYKEIVDEYNFIIGNVVKLNKLLKTDQWMRRHMTDADVMKKFNEMAKVNQSLKLLQESNNTINASETTVDAGSVNSKNVLEEGTHSTVPDKPNTLAFWLVEGKFRT
- a CDS encoding AP2 domain protein yields the protein MSSVSFDSLNSHTMPISIPNPMDTNTQSGDSNSLNSVNSGNSNTVNSVNTVNSGTNSVNSNTVNSVNSVNTINSVDSVNSVNGGKLSGIVSDVYFFLLQMKLLNTLDLVRAVCRPWGVPPNGNDYVFHFDLISSTSSLLVLQRYEEIFGPIYARFAFGNPKLLWTKVEDVDYFKIIYRLECVRYNQPFNSMTYDNILRYTLSKLDTNGTVSVLDSLNGYLDLKKDKVCKLCGNIFKNKCNYCEELEQSPNRIINTVNLTTGTEVQNFVSDVRTGDAVGTGDTVNTGNTVNSVNTVESVESGVVASTVTMDECPGYMKMSSEDNYTLSSGLDTNDLVDELDIYNDDITQSIQVSVTAPGPNTLNTLNSVNSVNTVNTVNGVNSVNTGNTVNSVNTVESVENVEAGVGGPIAVTEEDLTSNSSNNNTRLISSDTDVNSSEVDITTNNTFEENFSLAADPTGAAENNINEDTLDYGILDENIFSVLSEEEPEEVEEVDERYFGKNQDIEKIILSVLNRRLNNKTNKKRYGYQSDNLECNNCLLSLYKTVQPSHSRRSRPRQSSVDLNKFNPYDFNKLTPYDFSKLSSVDFTKLSAYYDKDKLYYDRLYKDDRLNNYYKDERFYKDDRLYKDDRLYKDERFNYKDERFNYKDERLGFYDRGYGRDSYDRGYGSGYGSGCVRDDYRNMDKYSYMENKYSYMENKYNYMDFPPVTKKRTIKYKDPDYYAGGSSRGDRDPARRVRKRRYDIPYASVGTDLSKDIKISSHVVSASVSYDKRQQRFMAQWKTKEGTKHSKSFYAKRYATPIMARKHAELYKMYILQHRVTNSSDLVEPTFEQLSANNFKDLDNINVGELEYDLG